The following proteins come from a genomic window of Alnus glutinosa chromosome 10, dhAlnGlut1.1, whole genome shotgun sequence:
- the LOC133880456 gene encoding uncharacterized protein LOC133880456, with protein sequence MMMKIVARCGINVHHLAENRLMIEIEDGKITRKPKRQAKNMSVKKKLLKEFGCHEFSCHICRKVNRELMELIESLQGRVIEENVEEPSEETDGSHDKLDEIADNVEICEEH encoded by the exons ATGAT GATGAAAATAGTTGCTAGATGTGGAATAAATGTCCACCACCTAGCAGAAAATAGGTTGATGATAGAGATTGAGGATGGGAAGATAACAAGGAAGCCGAAACGGCAAGCAAAAAATATGTCCGTAAAAAAGAAACTTCTAAAAG AGTTTGGCTGCCATGAGTTTAGCTGTCATATCTGTCGGAAG GTTAACAGAGAGCTCATGGAGTTGATTGAATCACTACAAGGCAGAGTTATAGAGGAAAATGTTGAGGAGCCGAGCGAAGAAACAGATGGCAGCCATGATAAGCTGGATGAAATTGCTGATAATGTAGAAATTTGCGAAGAGCATTAA